One genomic segment of Catalinimonas alkaloidigena includes these proteins:
- the rpsI gene encoding 30S ribosomal protein S9, whose translation MEVINTIGRRKTSVARLYMQPGNGKIVINKKPVEQYFPSEILQTIVKQPLTLTEQDGSYDLKIIVSGGGVKGQAEAIRLAVSRALVSNDDEHRPSLKKEGFLTRDPRMVERKKYGRRKARRAFQFSKR comes from the coding sequence ATGGAAGTTATTAATACAATTGGTAGACGCAAAACTTCAGTAGCCAGACTGTACATGCAGCCTGGTAACGGTAAGATTGTAATCAACAAAAAACCTGTAGAACAGTATTTCCCTTCAGAAATTCTGCAAACCATCGTGAAACAGCCCCTCACGCTGACTGAGCAGGATGGGAGCTATGATCTGAAAATCATTGTAAGCGGAGGAGGGGTAAAAGGACAGGCAGAAGCAATTCGTCTGGCTGTGTCACGTGCCTTGGTAAGCAATGATGATGAGCACCGCCCATCACTTAAGAAAGAAGGCTTCCTGACTCGTGACCCTCGTATGGTGGAGCGTAAGAAGTACGGCCGTAGGAAAGCAAGAAGAGCATTCCAGTTCAGTAAACGATAG
- the rplM gene encoding 50S ribosomal protein L13 — MDIVSYKTVSANKSTVEKKWHIVDAGDAPLGRLCSEVAKILRGKHKPSFTPHVDCGDKVIIVNADSLRLTGKKIDAKEYIRHTGYPGGQRFSTPREEMEKSSTRVIEKAIKGMLPKNSLGREVFKNLHIYEGSEHPHEAQQPQKLDLSHL, encoded by the coding sequence TTGGATATTGTAAGTTATAAAACGGTATCGGCTAACAAGTCAACAGTAGAAAAGAAGTGGCACATCGTTGACGCCGGTGACGCTCCACTGGGCCGTTTGTGCAGTGAAGTGGCTAAAATTTTAAGAGGAAAGCACAAGCCTAGTTTTACGCCTCACGTAGATTGTGGTGACAAAGTAATTATTGTCAATGCTGACAGCCTGCGTTTGACTGGTAAGAAGATAGATGCTAAGGAGTATATCCGCCATACAGGGTATCCCGGAGGTCAGCGTTTTTCTACACCTCGTGAAGAGATGGAAAAATCTTCTACTCGCGTAATTGAAAAGGCCATTAAAGGCATGCTTCCTAAAAACAGTTTGGGAAGAGAAGTATTTAAAAACCTGCATATTTATGAAGGATCAGAGCATCCTCATGAAGCTCAGCAGCCACAAAAACTAGATTTAAGTCACCTATAA
- a CDS encoding RluA family pseudouridine synthase: MESRQSYAAQAIQQLYKVSFSDLILFENDDYVLINKPAFVSTLDDRHDDISIIAMARDYVADAQVCHRLDKETSGALLIAKNPEAYRSASMQFEHRKVKKIYHAVCDGIHDYNEIKIDLPIHATSKGVVKISKRDGKEALTYVNTLKAYRKHTLVECQPVTGRMHQIRVHLSAMGAPISGDEQYGGKPFYLSELKKNYNLKKDAEELPLIKRVALHAQAISFELLNKENVSVKAPYAKDFAVVLKQLEKLS, from the coding sequence ATGGAATCACGTCAATCATACGCCGCACAGGCTATACAACAATTATATAAAGTTAGCTTCAGTGATCTGATATTATTCGAGAATGACGATTATGTCTTGATCAATAAACCCGCATTTGTGTCCACCCTGGATGATCGTCATGATGATATTAGCATCATCGCAATGGCGCGTGATTATGTGGCAGATGCACAGGTTTGTCATCGACTTGATAAAGAAACTTCAGGAGCACTGCTGATTGCTAAGAACCCGGAAGCTTACCGGTCTGCCTCAATGCAGTTTGAGCATCGTAAGGTCAAAAAGATATACCATGCTGTTTGCGACGGTATTCATGATTACAATGAAATAAAAATTGACCTGCCAATACATGCGACAAGTAAAGGTGTGGTAAAAATCAGTAAAAGAGACGGAAAAGAGGCGCTGACCTACGTAAATACCCTAAAAGCTTACAGGAAACATACCTTGGTAGAATGCCAGCCTGTGACTGGGCGTATGCATCAGATTAGGGTACACTTATCGGCAATGGGAGCTCCTATTAGTGGAGATGAGCAGTATGGTGGTAAGCCCTTTTATTTGTCGGAACTGAAAAAAAATTATAACCTGAAAAAGGATGCCGAAGAGTTGCCTCTGATCAAAAGAGTAGCGCTACATGCCCAAGCGATCAGTTTTGAACTATTAAACAAAGAGAACGTTTCTGTAAAAGCGCCTTACGCTAAAGACTTTGCTGTTGTCCTGAAGCAATTAGAAAAGTTAAGCTAA
- a CDS encoding sensor histidine kinase, giving the protein MLVNARGVAFLLGISISIVTTAFLSLVEGVSLTALMVALILSFSSSYILINISLEFLIFREINKIYHVLDKLKRKDLSFVGERKRKRALNPLKQINEEIFEYAANKQKEINDLKKMEEFRREFVANVSHELKTPIFAAQGFVHTLLDGAMENKKVRYKFLKKAGKSLDGLDMLVQDLLTLSQMETGDIKMNYEHFDISLMVKEVFEQFESEAEKKNIEMVLRQQTSTYVFADHQRIYQVLVNLISNAIKYTKKDGAVEVYFKIEERNVVVYVKDYGRGIPPEDIDRIFERFYRVEKSRSKNKGGTGLGLAIVKHIIELHHSKVRVSSEVDRGSVFSFKLPVGNKDKVEEYMDVEDEEQT; this is encoded by the coding sequence ATGTTGGTCAATGCGAGAGGTGTTGCTTTTTTATTAGGTATTTCTATTTCAATCGTCACCACTGCTTTTTTATCATTGGTAGAGGGAGTTAGTTTAACCGCATTAATGGTGGCGCTGATACTTTCTTTTTCCTCTTCCTACATACTTATTAATATTAGCCTGGAATTTTTAATTTTTAGAGAGATCAACAAGATTTATCATGTGCTGGATAAACTTAAACGTAAAGACCTGTCTTTTGTAGGAGAAAGGAAGCGCAAACGAGCTTTAAACCCTCTGAAACAGATCAATGAAGAGATCTTTGAGTATGCTGCCAATAAGCAAAAAGAGATCAACGACCTGAAGAAGATGGAAGAGTTTAGAAGGGAGTTTGTCGCCAACGTATCCCATGAGTTAAAGACGCCTATTTTCGCTGCCCAGGGTTTTGTCCATACGCTACTGGATGGAGCCATGGAAAACAAAAAGGTGCGCTACAAATTTCTGAAAAAAGCGGGAAAAAGCCTGGATGGTCTGGATATGCTGGTGCAAGACCTGCTTACCCTCTCGCAAATGGAAACCGGAGATATTAAAATGAATTATGAGCATTTTGATATTTCTCTGATGGTAAAAGAAGTTTTTGAACAGTTTGAGAGCGAAGCAGAAAAGAAAAATATTGAGATGGTTCTCAGGCAGCAAACCTCTACCTATGTATTTGCCGATCATCAGCGTATCTACCAAGTGCTGGTAAACCTTATCAGCAATGCTATTAAATACACCAAGAAAGACGGGGCAGTAGAAGTATATTTTAAGATAGAAGAGCGTAATGTAGTGGTGTATGTGAAAGACTACGGAAGAGGGATTCCTCCTGAAGACATTGACCGTATTTTTGAGCGTTTTTATAGAGTAGAAAAGAGCCGCTCCAAAAATAAAGGAGGTACCGGCCTGGGGCTTGCGATAGTAAAGCACATCATTGAACTGCATCATTCTAAGGTAAGGGTATCAAGCGAAGTTGATAGAGGGTCTGTTTTCAGTTTTAAGCTTCCGGTAGGGAACAAAGATAAAGTAGAAGAGTACATGGATGTTGAGGATGAAGAGCAGACATAG
- a CDS encoding response regulator transcription factor, with translation MASKQHKVLVVDDEPDILDLLEYNLAKEGYKVKTATNGKKAVEIAANFLPDLILLDIMMPNQDGVETCRQLRENPELYNTYIVFLTARSEEYSEVAAFDTGADDYITKPIKPRALMSRISAMFRREAKKKQKSDKITIGGLTIDRTSYMVTVNDEQVSLPKKEFELLYFLAQNPDKVHSRDDLLQNIWGADVYVLARTVDVHIRKVREKVGSQYIATVKGVGYKFGVEE, from the coding sequence ATGGCAAGCAAGCAGCACAAAGTGCTTGTGGTAGATGACGAACCCGATATCTTAGACCTGCTGGAATATAACCTGGCGAAAGAAGGATATAAGGTAAAGACGGCTACCAATGGAAAAAAAGCGGTAGAAATTGCCGCTAACTTTTTACCAGATTTGATTCTTCTGGATATCATGATGCCCAATCAGGATGGTGTGGAAACTTGCCGGCAATTGCGCGAAAACCCGGAACTCTATAATACTTATATTGTATTCCTAACAGCGCGTTCTGAAGAATACTCAGAGGTGGCAGCCTTTGATACCGGGGCTGATGATTATATTACAAAGCCTATCAAGCCCCGTGCTCTGATGAGCCGTATCAGTGCGATGTTTAGGAGAGAAGCCAAGAAAAAGCAGAAAAGTGATAAAATTACCATCGGCGGACTTACGATTGATAGAACCAGTTATATGGTTACTGTAAATGACGAACAGGTAAGCCTGCCTAAGAAGGAATTTGAACTGCTTTATTTCCTTGCCCAAAATCCTGATAAAGTGCATAGCCGTGATGACCTCTTACAAAATATATGGGGTGCCGACGTATATGTACTTGCCCGCACAGTAGATGTTCATATTCGTAAGGTGCGCGAGAAAGTGGGCAGTCAGTATATCGCCACCGTCAAAGGGGTAGGCTATAAGTTTGGTGTGGAAGAATAG
- a CDS encoding GtrA family protein codes for MYAYLDQPVFIQFLHFCMVGVLGVSLDFFITWILKEKMHWRKYLANSTAFIIATSMNYALNRHWTFHSNDPHLLKQYLSFMVIGVIGLGINNLIVFFLHGKKEHNFYLSKFFAIGIVVLWNFFANYAYTFQA; via the coding sequence ATGTATGCTTATTTAGACCAGCCTGTATTTATTCAATTTTTACATTTTTGTATGGTAGGGGTACTGGGAGTGTCTCTGGACTTCTTCATCACCTGGATATTGAAGGAAAAGATGCATTGGCGCAAGTATTTGGCAAATAGTACTGCCTTTATCATAGCTACCAGTATGAATTACGCTCTGAACAGACACTGGACATTTCATAGTAACGATCCACATTTGCTGAAACAGTATCTTTCATTTATGGTCATAGGAGTCATTGGTTTGGGTATCAATAACCTTATCGTGTTCTTTCTGCATGGCAAAAAAGAACATAATTTTTATCTCTCAAAGTTTTTTGCCATCGGCATAGTTGTGCTGTGGAATTTCTTTGCGAATTACGCTTACACCTTCCAGGCTTAG
- a CDS encoding valine--tRNA ligase codes for MSLSSKYNPQAVEDKWYQQWMDKKFFHSTPKPDKEPYSIVIPPPNVTGVLHMGHMLNNTIQDVLVRKARMEGKEACWVPGTDHASIATEAKVVAMLKERGIKKHDISREEFLQYSWEWKEKYGGIILEQLKKLGASCDWDRTRFTMEDHMSESVIKVFVDFYNKGYIYRGYRMINWDPQGKTALADDEVIHKDVNSKLYYVKYQIEGEDKFVIIATTRPETILGDTAVCINPEDERYRHLRGKRVIVPLVNRAVPVIEDEYVSMEFGTGCLKVTPAHDPNDYELGIKHKLETLDVMNEDGSMSDAAQFFVGEDRFIVRKKIAKEIDKLGQLEKVEDYKNSVGFSERTDAVVEPRLSEQWFVAMKELTKPALEHVLNDDVQLHPPKFKNMYRSWMENVRDWCISRQLWWGQRIPAYYLPDGELVVAETPEEALKLAQEQSGDSSLTSEDLRQDEDVLDTWFSSGLWPITVFDGIRNPDNEDINYYYPTNDLVTAPEILFFWVARMIIYGYEYRQEKPFRNVYLTGIVRDKLGRKMSKSLGNSPDPLELIKDYGADGVRTGMLFSSPAGNDLLFDIKLCEQGRNFANKIWNAFRLVKGWEVEGERTNEQNSTAIAWFEAKYNQALIELEDHFSKFRISDALQVVYKLAWTDFCSWYLEMIKPEDRQIDQMTYDATIRFFEKMMKILHPFMPFLTEEIWHEIKVRTENDYLIVAPWPEADTSESRLDADQTLVSNGQVAIDIISNLRNVRSSRGIANKQPLELSVRTDSKETFDQFGSIIQKLANVESISFTDDKIEGAASFMVNTPQGKPNECFVPLGGAVDAEQERERMEKELEYNRGFLASVNKKLSNERFVQNAPEKVVAMERKKQADAEAKIKALEEQLAAL; via the coding sequence ATGTCGCTCTCTAGCAAATACAACCCACAGGCCGTTGAGGACAAATGGTACCAACAGTGGATGGACAAGAAATTTTTCCATTCAACCCCTAAGCCTGATAAAGAACCATATTCCATCGTCATCCCTCCGCCCAATGTAACTGGAGTACTTCATATGGGCCATATGCTCAACAATACTATACAGGATGTACTGGTGCGCAAGGCTCGTATGGAGGGTAAAGAAGCCTGCTGGGTGCCGGGTACCGATCACGCATCTATTGCCACTGAAGCTAAAGTAGTGGCTATGCTGAAAGAAAGAGGCATCAAAAAGCATGACATCAGTCGTGAAGAATTTCTTCAATATTCCTGGGAGTGGAAAGAAAAATATGGCGGGATTATTCTTGAGCAGCTGAAAAAGCTGGGAGCTTCCTGCGACTGGGACCGCACCCGCTTCACGATGGAAGACCATATGTCGGAATCGGTGATCAAGGTTTTTGTAGATTTCTATAATAAAGGTTACATCTACCGTGGCTATCGCATGATCAACTGGGACCCACAGGGAAAGACCGCCCTGGCCGATGACGAAGTGATTCATAAGGATGTAAACTCCAAGCTTTACTATGTAAAATATCAGATTGAGGGTGAAGATAAGTTTGTCATCATCGCTACTACCCGCCCGGAAACGATACTGGGAGATACTGCGGTCTGTATTAATCCTGAAGACGAACGTTATCGTCATCTGAGAGGAAAAAGAGTAATTGTTCCGCTGGTCAATCGCGCTGTGCCGGTAATTGAAGATGAGTATGTGAGCATGGAGTTTGGTACCGGCTGCCTGAAGGTTACGCCGGCCCACGACCCCAACGACTATGAGCTGGGCATTAAGCACAAGCTGGAGACACTGGATGTGATGAACGAGGATGGTAGCATGAGCGACGCTGCGCAGTTTTTCGTAGGAGAAGATCGCTTCATCGTCAGAAAAAAGATTGCCAAAGAAATTGACAAGCTGGGCCAGCTGGAAAAAGTAGAAGATTACAAAAATAGTGTAGGCTTCTCCGAAAGAACCGATGCTGTGGTGGAACCCCGACTATCTGAGCAGTGGTTTGTGGCGATGAAAGAACTCACCAAACCCGCGCTGGAGCACGTACTAAATGATGATGTGCAGCTACACCCCCCCAAGTTCAAGAACATGTACCGCTCCTGGATGGAAAATGTGCGCGACTGGTGTATCTCCCGTCAGCTGTGGTGGGGACAGCGCATCCCTGCTTATTATCTTCCTGATGGTGAATTGGTAGTGGCTGAAACACCAGAAGAAGCGCTGAAGCTGGCGCAGGAACAAAGTGGCGATTCCTCCTTGACTTCAGAAGACTTGCGCCAGGACGAAGATGTGCTGGACACCTGGTTTTCTTCCGGCCTCTGGCCTATCACAGTTTTTGACGGTATCCGTAATCCCGATAATGAGGACATCAATTACTATTATCCTACCAATGACCTGGTGACTGCACCGGAAATTCTTTTCTTCTGGGTAGCCCGCATGATCATTTATGGCTACGAATACCGTCAGGAAAAGCCTTTCCGCAATGTGTACCTGACCGGGATAGTGAGAGATAAGCTGGGCCGCAAAATGTCCAAATCCCTGGGCAACTCACCTGATCCGCTGGAACTGATCAAAGACTATGGCGCGGATGGAGTCCGTACCGGAATGTTGTTTAGCTCACCGGCAGGCAATGACCTATTGTTTGATATCAAACTCTGTGAGCAAGGCCGTAATTTTGCCAACAAAATATGGAATGCTTTCCGTCTGGTAAAAGGCTGGGAAGTAGAAGGTGAGCGAACCAATGAGCAAAATAGCACAGCGATCGCCTGGTTTGAAGCCAAATATAATCAGGCACTGATAGAACTGGAAGATCATTTCTCCAAATTCCGAATCTCAGATGCTTTGCAGGTAGTGTATAAGCTGGCATGGACTGACTTCTGTTCATGGTACCTGGAAATGATCAAGCCCGAAGACAGGCAGATAGATCAGATGACCTATGATGCTACCATCCGTTTCTTTGAGAAGATGATGAAAATACTGCATCCTTTTATGCCTTTCCTAACTGAAGAAATCTGGCATGAGATCAAAGTACGTACAGAAAACGACTATCTAATTGTAGCCCCCTGGCCGGAAGCAGATACTTCCGAGAGCCGCCTTGACGCTGATCAAACATTAGTCAGCAATGGTCAGGTAGCCATTGATATCATCAGTAATCTGCGTAATGTAAGAAGCAGTCGTGGTATTGCAAACAAACAGCCTCTGGAACTCAGCGTTCGTACCGATTCTAAAGAGACTTTTGATCAGTTTGGCAGCATTATCCAAAAGTTGGCAAATGTAGAAAGCATCAGTTTTACCGATGATAAAATTGAAGGTGCCGCCAGTTTTATGGTCAATACCCCTCAGGGAAAACCAAATGAATGCTTTGTGCCGCTTGGTGGTGCCGTAGATGCAGAGCAGGAAAGAGAAAGGATGGAAAAAGAACTGGAATACAACCGGGGCTTTCTGGCATCAGTGAACAAAAAGTTGAGTAATGAGCGCTTTGTCCAGAATGCTCCGGAAAAGGTAGTGGCTATGGAACGTAAAAAGCAGGCAGATGCCGAAGCTAAGATCAAAGCACTTGAGGAACAGTTAGCAGCGCTGTAG